In Gemmatimonadota bacterium, the DNA window CGCGGATAGGTGCGCTCACATACTCCTGGATCTCAGCATTTTTCAATTTAATTTCCATCCATAAACCTTTGCGCAATAGGGATCATCGTGTATTTAACAGGTCGAGTTGAGTTTCACTTTTGTCCAGGGATTCTATGGCCATTTTATTCCTACTCTGGTCATATATACTCTGAGGTTTCTCAGAATACCTGACTTCAAAGATATTATCATCAGACGCTTGCACCTCCTTTAAGCCATTTAATAAAATGGACTGTTCCTGGCTCGTCACCACGGGACACTCATAATACCTGTTCGTATATTTCAACGGTCCCGACGTCTGGATTCGATCTTCGACAAATTCAAAATGTCTCCTTAACCTATCGCGCAAATAATCATTTGAAAAATCGACAATCTGTCGCGCCATTGGGCGAATTGCCTGTTGAAAACTTTTGTCAATTTCAACGCCAACACTATTGCGCCCCGACGTCATCGCAGCAGCAATTGTAGTACCCGTACCCAAAAACGGATCGAGAATCTCATCGCCTTTCACAGAGTACATATTGACCAGACGATAGGCCAATTCATAAGGAAACGCGGCACTCCTCAAACGCGACAACTCATCGGAAAGCCTCTGTCCCGTACCCTTAATATCCATCCAAACATCCGAATACCAGATATTCCTCTCCTCCCAAAACAAAGCACTCTCGCGCCTGTTCTGTTTTTCGCATTCCGTCTTAAATTCCCTTTTAGAACCCTTTCTCAAAATCAAAATATACTCGTGTTCCAGAGTCACATAAGCACCCGCGGGCAACATCCCCGATCCCATAAATTTATTGGGCGCGTTGGTTTGTTTTCGCCAGAGAATATCGGGAAGTGCTGAAAACCCGATATTTAAGAGATAATTCAATATTCGCGCGTGATTTGGATACAAACAAAAATCACTGCCTACCTTCCGCGTTGCATCGCCAATATTGATACAGGCAAATCGACCATCTTTTAAGACCCTGAACACTTCATCCCATACAGAATCGAGAATCTCATGCATCAACTCATGAGCCAACTTGCCTTCTCCGGCCTTTAATGCCTTTTGGATCTCCAAATTTTGGCTACCAAATATGTCATCCCACATGCCAATCATGGGATACGGCGGCGATGTCACCACCAGATCGACACTCTCTGAAGGTATCTCTTTTAAGTTTCTCGCATCCCGATAAAATATTTGATGGATCGTTTTCATAGATCTCTTACGCAACCTCCGCCTTTAACCTCGCAATCTCATCGCGATATTGCGCTGCCTTTTCAAACTCCAGATTCTCGGCCGCTTCACCCATCTTGCGGGTCAACTCCTCAATTATATCTAGCCTATTGGTGCCCTCCACATACTCAGGCGACTCTTCGGCAACCAATGGCAACTCATCTGCCTTCTCATCTGCCACAGCCGTCGTCTGGAGAATCTCTTCTCTGGTCTTGTAAAGCGTCTCAGGCGTAATGCCGTGTATGAGATTATACTCCTCCTGCAATGCCCGGCGGCGATTTGTCTCGTCGATAGCTCGCTGCATTGAATCCGTCACCTTATCCGCATACATAATAACCGTACCTCTTGCATTGCGCGCGGCTCGCCCAGCCGTCTGAATCAACGACCGTTCCGACCGCAAAAACCCTTCCTTATCCGCATCCAGAATAGCGACCAGAGACACCTCTGGCAGATCCAACCCCTCGCGCAACAAATTCACCCCCACGAGCACATCGAACTCACCCAAACGCAAATCCCTGATAATTGCCACGCGCTCGAGGGAATCGACATCTGAGTGCATATAGCGCGCCCTGATACCCAACTCGCGCATATACTCCGACAAATCCTCTGCCATGCGCTTGGTCAGCGTCGTCACCAGCACGCGATCACCGCGCTCCACCCGCACCCGCGATTCTTCAATAAGATCATCAACCTGTCCGCGCACAGGTCGTACCACCATCTCGGGATCGAGCAACCCCGTCGGACGAATCACCTGCTCCACCACCACGCCCTGACACTGTTCCAACTCGTAATCCGCAGGTGTAGCCGACATAAAAACAACCTGCCTTGCCTTCTGTTCAAACTCCTCAAAATACAACGGGCGATTATCCAATGCCGCGGGCAACCTGAACCCGTGCTCTATCAACACCTCTTTGCGAGACCGATCCCCATTCCACATCCCGCGCAACTGCGGAATCGTCACATGGGATTCATCCAGCACAATCAGGAAATCGTCCGAAAAATAATCCAGCAACACATAAGGTGCTTCCCCGGGTTTTCGCCCATCGATATACCGCGAATAATTTTCAATACCCTGACAAAAACCAATCTCGCGCATCATCTCAATATCGTAGCGCGTGCGCATCTCCAGCCGCTGCGCCTCTAACAACTTGCCCTGGTCATTAAACGCCTCCAGTTGTCTGGCGAGATCCACCTCAATCTGGACAATAGCCTTTTCAATGCGATTGCCACTGGTCACAAAGTGCTTGGCAGGATAAATAACAATGCGATCGCGCTCCGCAAGCACCTCGCCCGTCACGGGATGCACCTCACTCAACGCGTCGATCTCATCGCCAAAAAACTCTACGCGCACCGGATGCTCGCGCTCGGGCGGATAAATTTCGACCACATCGCCGCGCACCCGAAAAGCGGCAGGCTCAAAAGCCACATCATTGCGCGTAAAATGAATATCCACCAGCTTGCGCAACATAGCATCGCGATCCATCTCTGCACCGCGATCCAGAATTACCAGATGATCTTCGTATTCATCCGGATTGCCAATACCGTAAATACACGACACACTGGCCACAATGATCACATCTCGCCGCTCCATCAAAGCACTTGTCGCGCGCAGGCGCAAACGGTTGATCTCATCGTTAATATCCGCTTCTTTTTCAATAAACGTATCCGTCACAGGCTTATAGGCTTCGGGCTGGTAATAATCGTAATACGAAATAAAATACTCCACGGCATTATTCGGAAAAAAACTCCGAAACTCGCCGTAGAGTTGCGCCGCCAGGGTTTTGTTGTGGGAAATTACGAGCGTGGGCTTTTGGACAGATTCAATCACCTTGGACATTGAAAACGTCTTACCCGTACCCGTTGCCCCCATCAAAGTCTGGTATGACTCGCCATCCCGAATCCCCTGAGCGAGTTCTTCAATCGCCTGGGGCTGATCGCCCGCAGGCTCAAAAGGCGATATCACTTCAAATCGCGGCATAACGATTTCCCCTAAAAAAATCAGTTGTCGGTTCGCGCCTTGACTCACACCCCATAACTACTTTAATTTAGACAGAGAACTACTGAAACGCAAGGTCAACCCCGCTATTTCTATCCGCAGGCGAACTCGCAGGAGGTCTCCGTGAAAATTTTTTTCAAAAGCACCATTCTGTTCGCGCTATTTGGCCTGATGACCTGTGGGGGAAAGAGCAATGATACGCTGGGACCAGGGGACTCGGGCAATCCTCCTGCCGCCTCTGGCGACACGACATCCGGCAATACGCAAACCTCTGGCTCAATCAATCGCGAACCGCAAGCAGGTGGCAATTTTCTCAGTGACTTTCCCAAAGACAGAATTCTATCGGGTGGCGTACCTCCCGATGGCATTCCAGCACTCACCGACCCTCCATTTGTCGAACTCACATCCAGCGAAGCCGCTTATCTCAGCGATGAAGATCTCGTACTCGGCGTGGTCCTCAATGGCGAAGCCAAAGCCTATCCCCACAACATGGGATGGTGGCACGAAATCATCAACGATGTGGTAGGCGAACACCCCATTGTCGTGAGCTTTTGCCCACTGACCGGAACGGGACTCATCTTTAGCGGACAGGGCAACGACCAATCGCGCATCCATTGTGGGGTCTCTGGTCTGCTATTCAACAACAATCTCATCATGTACGATCGCCGTCAACAGGGAATCCTGTATCCCCAGATGATCCACATCCCGGTTGAAGGTGGAACCGACGAATTGCAACTCCTGCCCGTAATTGAAACCACCTGGCGCTACTGGAAACAACTCTATCCCGATTCCAGAGTCATCAGTGCCAATACGGGTATTTACTCGCCCAGCAGATACCAGAGCTATCCCTATGGCGACTATCGAGATCCGAATACTGCGCCGCTTTTCCCCTCCTTCCCCAGTTTGCTCGACAATCCAACCGCGCAGATATTCCCCCCAAAGACCCTCACACTGGGGATTCGTTTTGGCGAAACAGCCAAAGCCTATCCCTTTCCCACCCTGGGGACAGAAGCCGTCATCAACGACGTAGTCGCGGGCAATGCCATTCTCGTCGTCTATTACCACCAGGAGCAATACGCAATACCCTTTGATCGGTCGGTCGATGGTCAGACCCTCACATTTGAGAAAGCACTTCCCCGCGACACAGTCTATCCCTTTCTCCTGCGCGACCAGGAGACGGGCAGCACCTGGAACCTCAAAGGCGAGGCCATTGCCGGGCCACTCCAAAATAAGACCTTAGAACAACTACCTTCCCACAATGCCTTCTGGTTTGCCTGGGCAACCTTCTGGCAGAATACCGGAATTTATTAGACAGACATATCCCTCTATGCACTGCTTTTATTGGCTCGCCCTCTTCATACTCTTACCCCATACCGCTTATGCAGGCGCCTGGACACTCGCAAAAGGCCATCTCTGGGGCAAAATCACCGGCATGGCGCAATCGACAAATGAAGAATATGTGGCCGTTGGCGGTGCAGGACGCGAACCCGATCTCAACCGCCTCTATGAACCCGGAGACCGCGCGCACTACCGCGAAAATGGACATTACAATTCAGAGGCACTCTTTATCGACCTGTTTTACGGCCTGAGCGATCGCATCGACATCGGCATACAAATCCCCTACTATCGCCGGGAATTTGAAAACGTCGGCTTCAGACCGGCGAATATCGCATCGGGTTTTGGTGACATGCGAGGGATTGCCAAAATCAATATTGCACAAACCCCTGTTGTGGGCACAATAAAAGTTGGAACCAAAGCCCCCACAGGCAAGTTTCAAAACCAGGATGGAATTATTTCCGCAGGTGAAGGGCAATGGGATTTTGAATTAACTGCACAAATCGGCCGATCTTTTTGGCCCTTTCCAATGTACGCCAACATCGATATGGGGTATCGCGTCCGCCTGCAAAACAATACCACCAATTACGACCCTGGCGACGAGTGGTTTTTAAACTCAGAAATAGGTTATAATCCCATCGACAAACTCATCCTCATCCTCAAATTAGAGGGCATCAAAGGCAGGCCTTCCCGCGTATTGGGTCTCGAACTATCCAGCGATATCAGACGCATTACCTATTTCGCGCCCACGCTCCTCATAGGCCCCTTTCAAAACCTGAGCTTCGAAACCTCGGTGCGCATAACCGCTGGTGGACGCAATTTCCCCGCCGGTCATATATGGACCGCGGGGATTTCATACTCAGGTCTCATGAGCAAAATGTGACGCTACCCCGCGCTCGGATTTATGCATCTATCCACAATGTTCTCGTTTACTTCAACTCCAAACATTTGCAAAATAGCCATCTTTTATTTATTTTCGCACCTGAGTAGTTTGAACAGCGGACTACCGCTGGGCTACTTATGGTAAAACACTTCATTAGAAAGGAGCAACATGACCTCTTTCACGCCACATTCTACCTCGTATATAAAGTTCCTTCTCGCCATCGTCCTCTGTGTCCTTTTACCGCATACTGCTTATGCAGGTGCCTGGACACTGCAAAAGGGCCATTTTTGGGGCAAAATTACAACCTTAATTACATCGACCTCAGAAAGATATGACGCGGCAGGAAATACAGGTGGATTTGGACCAGCCGCTGCAGCAGCTGTATATAATTCACGGTCCGTGTATCTCGACTTTTTTTACGGCATAAATGACCGCGTTGACATTGGCATACAAATCCCCTTTATCAGCAATAAATACGATCACGACAATTTTAATTTTCCAGGTTTTATTGCTCTGGACGCATCGGGTATTGGAGACGTTCGCGGATTTGCCAAAATCAACCTCGTGCAACAAGATGTTGTGGCAACCCTCAAATTGGGCTTCAAAGCCCCAACAGGCGCTTATGACGATGGGCAAGACCCCGCAGGCGCGTATAAAAATGAGGGCATGTCCGTGGGATCGGGCCAATCAGATATTGACTTGATTCTGCAATTGGGACGGTCTTTCTATCCCGCTCCCGTTTACGCCAATCTCGATCTGGGATACCGTTTCCGCATGGAAAACAGTACCAGCGGATTTAACCCTGGGGAAGAGATAATTTACAATGCCGAAGTCGGTGTCAATCCCACCGACATACTCCTCCTCGCGCTCAAATTAGAAGGCATCGCTGGCGCAGAAGGTAGCAGGGGAAATGACGATATAGGCATCACGTATCTTGCCCCCACAGTGTTCATTAATATGCACCAAAATCTGAGCATTGAAGCCTCGGTGCGCATCCCTGTTGCCGGACGCAATTTCTTCGGTGGCCGCTTGTGGGGCATAGGGCTTTATTTTGAAAAGTAATCTGTAAATGCACAGCGAGCAAATTTGGAGCGGGTGAAGGTTTCACCCGCTCTTCTTTTTTTACAAAATCACATGCTCCCCACCCGTACTCAAACGCCCGTGATCCCAGGGCGTAATCCAATCTTCGGCAATATCCATTCCAAATCCCGGCGCATCCGAAGGCACCAGATAGCCATCTTTTGGCACGGGCACGCCCGGCATCCGCGCAACCTCTTCCAGGGGTACCCCCACGGGTGTACTCAAATGAAACTCACACAGAGTACACTCGGGCATCGCATAGCAAAAATGCTGTCCATAAGCCGAATTACAGCCCCCGTGGGGACTGCTCTTAATCCCGGCGGCTTCGGCAATGTGGTGAATCTTCACGGCTTCCGTCATCCCTCCGCACCAGTGCAAATCGGGTTGCACGACATCCACACAGCGATTTTCCACGAGTTGGCGAAACGGAATCCGCGTGTGGTGATCCTCACCGGTTGCGATAGGGATCCAGGTCATGGCTTTTTTCAATTGAATATGCCCTTCGAGGTCTTCTGGAAACAGCGGCTCTTCCATCCACCGCAATTCGTAGGGTCTGAGCCTTTCCCCAAGACGAATCGCAAATTCCACATCGTAAGCCATCACGGGATTAATCATCAACTCGGCATTCACGCCCACAGTTTCTCGCGCCAGGGCGACCTTTTCCTCCATAATATTTATACCCGTGATACCCTGCTCGTAATGTACGGGATTCGTAATTTTAAACGCCTCAAACCCAAGCTCAATCGACCAATCGAGATCATCGCCTGTACAATAACACCGAATTTTCTCTCGGGATGGTCCTCCGAGCAATCTGTAAACGGGCTGGTCGAGCAACTTCCCCTTCAAATCCCACAGTGCCAGATCAATTGCACTCTGCGCGCAGGCAGACAACCCCAGCGACCCGTGCCTTTTGGAAGCCCGCCACATCATATCGTTGAGATGCTCAGTAGCAAAACAGTCTCGTCCTTCCAATAGCGGCGCGTAAAAAGCATCGATCAATGCGGCAACCGGTTCGCCAAATCCCGTTCTGCCCAGGCCCCAGGTACCGTCCTCAGCAGTTATTTTAACCCACACGCCTCGCCCGCCAATACCCGGCGACTTGCTCGGCACATCTGGCGGAAACTCCGGATATTTATTCATCGGTAGGCCAATCGGCGATGAATGCCGCCAGCTCGAACGGCGCGCGGGTGTTATCGGTTTCTGTTGTGGAATGGAAACATTCACAGCTTCAATGGATTTAATCTTCATAATTCCTCCAATTCATGTATTGAGCATATAGCCAAAAATGAGAAACGCAACCCCGGCTCCCACAACACTACCCACCAGAATCTGAGATACAGAATGAGCCTGTAATACGAACCGCGCCCACGAAACCAGACCCGCGGGAACAACAGCCCACCAGCTACCATAAAGCGCGATCACCACACCACAGGCAGCCCAAAGACCCATGGCGTGTAAGCTGATTTTCCACTGCATCGTTATCAACAGCGCGACAGTGCCCAGAACGGCGACACAGACCATCAGCGCGTACAGCGCGGGCGGCGAGTGTATCAGATACAGAACACCAACACCCACCCAGGAACTCGCAAAATAAAAGAAAAGCGGTCGCAGCCGGTCGCGGCGTTCTGGAATAAACAACTCGCTAATCTCACCCCAGCGACGCAGGTACAGCACCACGAGCCAGGGCGCGAAAACAGTAAAAAAAAGCGCGATCAAAACACACAAAACAATCCAGGTACCCGAACCAGACGCCTCAAAGGACACCAGCACAATCACAACCCCCAGCACAAACACGGGATTTAAAACCCGAGAAATGTACAGGGCAAATTTCTCTTTATTAACCATAAGCCTTCCCATCATTTCATACAAAATAACGAACCCTGCTCAGAAAATCAAAACCCAAGTTTTTGCTCTCGGATACGATACCTTGACAACACCTTTTCATTGAACTATTTTGCTGACATTATCCACTGATTTGGCAAAGGATTAGAAAAGAGGAGCATAACATGACACCTGAAACAGCCCTGAAAACGCGGAAAAACATGCTCCGCGATGGGTACTGCGTCATAGACGATATTTTGACAGACGGGTTCATCGAAGAACTGCGCGGTGAGTCCGAGCGACTAATCGCCAATCACATTGAGCATGAGGAATTTAGATATCAAGGGCAACACGTGAATGTGCGCGGTGAAGACAATCCAATCATCCAAAAGCTGCTGGAATGGGAACCATCGCGGCGGGCACTCGAACAACTGGGCTTCGGAGATTTCCAAACCGGTGGCGGCATCATCATCCTCACCAAAGAACCCAAAGGTCCACCGCTCTACTGGCACCAGGACTGGATGCAATGGAACGACCCCATCAGTTGCTCTCCCTGGCCGCAGATCATATTTTTAAACTACTATCTAACCGATACAGCAGTAGAAAACGGCTGTTTGAAAGTCATCCCCGGCACCCATCTCAAGCGCATACCACTCCACGATCAACTGGTGCCCGCACACGAACAGGGCGCCCGATTTATAGAAGAAACGCATCCCATCATGTTCAGTGACCATCCAGATGAGGTCAATGTACCCGTCTCTGCACGCTCGCTGGTTCTGGGCGATGCCCGCATCCTGCACTCTGCCGGAAGAAATTACACAGACGAGCGCAGAACCCTGATTCTCGCCTGGCACAGACGCCCCACCATCGATGTACCGGACTACTGGGAAGGGGATATCCCCGAAGTCATAGCCAACCGCGACCCCGATCAAAAATACGAGGGATCGCGCATCCCCGGCAAATACCTCAAACCGTAAAAAAAAGGGCATAGTATGCAAGCCACAGCACTCATCACCCATGAGGGGCCCACCTTTGCCTGCGAAGACATCATCCTTCCCGATCCACGCCCCGACCAAATCGCGGTACAAACCCGGTATTCCGGCGTCAGCATCGGCACGGAATTTGCAGCCATCACCCGAAAGCTCGACTACGGACCCTATCCCCTGTGTACGGGCTATCAAGCCGTCGGCACTGTCGAACACGTCGGCAAAGATGCGACCGGCTTCGCTGTTGGCGACCGCGTCTATTACCGCTGGAACCGCGTCTTCTCCCTCGCTGCATCTGGCCAGAAAGTCTCTGCCAGCCAGGGCGCACACACCTCTGCCGCAATCCTGGACACGCAGGGACCGCGAGCCTTTGTCGCCCACCTGCCCGAAGGCGTCGATGAAGCCGCCGCCAGCTTATTCGTCATGCCCGCCGTGGGACTCAACGGTGTGGATATGGCCAACCCCCGAATGGGCGACCGCGTTGTCGTGTACGGCTGTGGTCTCGTCGGCCTTGGCGTCGTCGCTGCATGCAGCCACCGGGGCTGTGAAGTCATCGCCATAGACCTGGAGGCCAACCGCCTCGACATCGCACAAAAACTCGGCGCCGATCATCTCATTCAGAGCACAGATGCAAACCAGGCTGTCCGCGGCATCGCCCCCGACGGTGCCGATGTCGTCTTCGAATGCACGGGCATACCCGCCTGCATTGACCCGGCCATCGCCCTTTGCCGCACCCATGGCACCTTCATTCTTCAGGGCAACTACGGCCGCCACCCCATCTCTTACAACTTTTTACCGCCCCACGGGAAACGCCTCACCATGTACTATCCCTGCAACGATGGCGAAGCCCCCTGTCGCCGCGCCGTCATCAAAAACATGGGCACTGGCGTTCTTCCCTGGCATCACACCATCACCCATGAAGTCGCATCTTCAGACGCGCCGGGACTTTATCGAGACATCCTCAACGGCGAAGACAAAAACATTATCGGTGCTGTCATCAGGTGGTTCTAAAAAAGGAGCAATCACAATGGATAACTTAAAAGTTGGAATTATCGGCCTGGGTGGCATTGCCCGATCTCACTGCGATGCCATTGAAACCCTGGACAATGTCGAAATCGTCGCCGTTGCCGACCTCATTGAGGAAAAGCGTCGCGAATACATGGGCAAATACGATATCCCCAAAGGCTATCCCTCCCACACCGACCTCTTGAAGGACCCCGAAATCAATGCGGTCGCCATCACTCTTGGCCACCAGCTCCACCATCGCCTCACCGTTGATGCCTGCAAAGCTGGCAAACACGTCCTGGTGGAAAAACCCATGGCCATCAGCCTGGAACAGTGCGACAACATGGTCGCTGCTGCAGCCGATAATGGGGTCAAACTGATGGTCGGCCTGACGCAGCACTATTACGGCACCAGCATCAAAGCAAAAGAAATACTGGACTCTGGCGCACTGGGGCCCATCATCACCGCCGTGTGTTATATGTCCAAAAACTGGAGCTACGCCGGTCGCCGTCCGCAGTACCGCAGCCGCTATCACGGCGGGGGCATGTGGTTGACCAATGGCGTACACGTAGTAGATCGCCTCACCTGGATGATCGGTTCACAGGCTGTATCTGTCTCAGCCTCTATTGGAACCCGCGCCCACTATCAGGCTGCAGATGACTCTGCCACGGCCTTTGTCCGGTATAAAAACGGCCTGGCAGGCATTGCCGTAGCCGTTGGATTTGCAGATGGTGCGCCCGACCACGAATGTCATGTCATCTGTGCAAATGGCACACTGCGCTTTTCCGAACACGGCGGAAAATACGTCAAAGTCGGAAAAAACAATCAGTGGGAGAACGTCCCCTTCGACGAGCCGCCCTCGACCATGCACAACGAGTGGAAAGCCTTTGCCGAAGCCATCGCCCTGGACATTGAACCACCTACCCACGGGGAATGGGCGCGTCACATTATGGAAATCCTGTTCGCCGCCGAACAATCTGCTATCACCGGTCGAGAAGTCGCATTGGAAAGCGGACCGGGCTGGTTCAGCCAGCATTCTGGCTCGCCCGTGACAACGCAACACGGCTGGATATGAAAATTTTGTTTATCGCGCAGTATGGCCCCTTAGCTGCCAGCAGCCGCACGCGGGTTTTCGATTATCTGCCCCTATTGCGTAGAGCGGGCATCACCTGTGATGTCAGAGTCGTGACTCCCGATGACCTGATCAAACGCAATACCAGAGGCATTTTCTCGCGTATTCTGTACTATGTTCTGTCCTATTGTCGCGCCTTATGGACAGGATGGACTTGCGTTTTCACAGCACCACAATACGATGCCATACTGATACAAAAAGCGTTATTTTCCTTTCCCATACCGCGCCTGTTGCGCCGGTACAAACACAAAATATTTTTCGATTTTGACGACGCTATCTTTACACTTGAAAACCCCAACGCGGGATGGATCAACCGGTTGCGAACCCGGCGGCGCGCAACGGGCGTACCCGCAATGCTACAAACAGCACACTGCGCGATAGTAGAAAATGCCTACACCGCTGAATTTGCAGCCCGTTATTGCCCTCGTGTTTCACAAATCACGGGACCTATTGATACCGCGCGTTATATCCCTGAAAAAAAAACAGAGGATGAGAAAATCGCACTGGGATGGATTGGGAGCCAGTGGACAACGCGGTATCTGGACATGATTCGAGACCCATTGGCCAGCCTCGCGCGGCAATATCCCAATTTGGAGTTGCGTTTGATTGGCGCGGGTGACTTTGCTGTATCCGATCTGCAAATTGCGCGCCTGAGCTGGGCTCTGGAAACCGAAGTTGGTTATTTACAGACATTTGACATTGGCCTGATGCCCCTGCCCGACGATCCTTTTACGCGGGGCAAGGGAGGGTACAAATTGCTGCAATACATGGCCTGCGGATTGCCCGTAGTGGCCAGTCCAGTCGAAATCAACCGCGAAATCGTCACCCATGGAGAAACCGGATTTTTGGCTGAAACAGACGCCGAGTGGATCGAATTTTTGGGGACATTAATCGAAAATAAAACTCTGCGCAATCGCATGGGAACTGCTGGCCGCGCCCGTGTGGTCGCGCATTACGCACTCGAAAAAAGCAGCGACCAATTGCTGGCTCTTCTGCAGCGGAGCAGACACCAATGC includes these proteins:
- a CDS encoding glycosyltransferase family 4 protein, with amino-acid sequence MKILFIAQYGPLAASSRTRVFDYLPLLRRAGITCDVRVVTPDDLIKRNTRGIFSRILYYVLSYCRALWTGWTCVFTAPQYDAILIQKALFSFPIPRLLRRYKHKIFFDFDDAIFTLENPNAGWINRLRTRRRATGVPAMLQTAHCAIVENAYTAEFAARYCPRVSQITGPIDTARYIPEKKTEDEKIALGWIGSQWTTRYLDMIRDPLASLARQYPNLELRLIGAGDFAVSDLQIARLSWALETEVGYLQTFDIGLMPLPDDPFTRGKGGYKLLQYMACGLPVVASPVEINREIVTHGETGFLAETDAEWIEFLGTLIENKTLRNRMGTAGRARVVAHYALEKSSDQLLALLQRSRHQCNTLSQ